TAATACCGAAGTCTCTGTTAAAATAGTTATGTCTTCTACAGTTGCTAGAAGGGAGACTGTGGGTACGTCCTTTCAAAAGATTCCTAATATTTTCATCACGAATATTAGATAAGAAGTTAAAACTATCACCGCCTGTTGCCTGAGCATTAAAAATATTTTCAAGTTCTCAAAGTTCTACTCGCCAAATATTGGAATTTCGCCACTGTTCTGTGATGATTATTAGAGCAAGGTTAAAACCTAATACCTAATATAAGACTGATGAAGAAAAGCTAAACTGCACCTAATGCATCTGGAGAACACTGATAAGCATAAAAATGCGTAGGTGCAGGCATCGCACTTTATCCCTCTTCTGTCACTTTCCGGAAGGGCGATCGCTAGAAGCCCTATGAGGCAATCAATACAAGCTATACTATTAGAAAAAAATCGCTCTTGTATTTGTTATTAAGAAATAATCGCGCAATCGCTTGCTATACAAAAGCTCTCTATTTCAGAAATGGCAAAAGTTTTCGGAGAGTGACAGAACAGGGTTATTTCCTTTCCCTACGCTCTACGACTTAGTGGTAGAGGTCGCTGTGCTAAAACTCCTTTATACAGTTCTTCCAGCAGACTAATATTTTTACTGAGGGTATAGCGGTCTAATACACGCTGTCTAGCTTTTTGCCCCAGTAGAGTTGTTAACTCTGGATGGTCTTGCAACACTGGCAAGAGCGTTCTCAATTGCGATCGCGCTGTTTTGGTACTAATGACGACACCTGCGCCTTTTTCCAATACTTCTCCATCTGCACCCACATCTGTTGCTAAACAAGCCAACCCACATGACATTCCTTCTAACAGAGATAGGGACAAACCCTCTACCAATGAAGGCAAAACAAATACATCTGCGCCCCGCAAAATTTCAATGCGTCGGTCTTCATCAGCGACAAATCCTAACCAGATAATGCCGTATTCTGAACCATAAAATGGCTCTAAGGAAGACTTCAAAGGGCCGTCGCCAACAATTAGCAATTTAGTACCAGGCTCCATTGCCGACTGCTTCCAAGCCCGGAGGAGGGCTTCGACATTTTTCTCTGGTGCTATGCGACCCTGATAGACAAACAAGCGTTCGGCTTTAAATTCTGTTTTAATTTGAGAAAATCCTGGAGAATACTTGCTGGTATCAACACCGTTGGGAATTACGGCAATATTTTCTTCCCTTACGCCCATCCCTGCCAATAATTCTCGCTGAATTTGGGAAAATACAATCACGCGATCATAGTTAACTAAAAAAGGCGCATAGAGCTGATAAGCCAAAAGTTGTGTTCCCGATACCAGCTTTGCTCCCTTGCCAGCAAACGGTGTGTGAAAAGTGGCAACTAAGGGCAACCTCAGTTCCTCACAGATTTCTGGTAGAAAAAAGTCTAGAGGAGATAACGTCAAGGAAGCATGGACTACATCTGGTTTGATTTCCCGCAGTGAATCGGTTAAAACTTTGGTGGCTTTAAAAGTGGGAATAGTGTAAACCTGGGACTTGTAAATGAAAGGTAGGGAAACCTCTCGAAGATTTGGCCAATTATCAGGTTCAGAATCTTCCTGGGCGAAGTGAAGAAAGCTAACTTGATGTCCCCTATCTAGCAAGGCATTTGTAATTTCTCGACTGTAGGTAACATTGCCGCAAAAGGGCGATTTTTTTCCAATCCAGGCTATACGCATTCTTTATTTAGCTGTAAGAAAAGCGGGTGTAATGTATTACTTGTGTGTCCTTTGTGATTTTTCTTTTATCTAGCTATACTTGCTGGTTTTTTTATTTATTAAAAATTCCCAAAACTTTCTACTAGTTTAAAAAGCTTATTGTCAGCTGATTAAACCAGTGGATTGATGGCTTTATTTATTTTAGTTATAAGTTGTTAATTTCTGATATTTAAACAACTTATTCTGACTAATGTCAGATTCATATCCGGCAAGTATGTGATAAATTTTCACTGACCACAGTTTACCATGAACGCAAAAGCTTTAAGTAAATATTAATTACCTCAAGGTAATGAATAATAACTCCTGTTAGCTGATAACTACTTGTGTGAGTTATACCAGGTTAATATACCTCCTGAAAAGACGATCGCAGCTAATCCCAAAAAAACTACCTGTAATCCCAGAAAGGTTTCTGCGACACCTGCTAATGCTAAAGGTAAGGAGAGGGCAATATTAATTACATTGTTCTGCAAGCCAAAAACTTTACCACGCATTTCTGGAGGTGTTTCTGTTTGGATGGCAGTTTGCATGGGAATTCCCACTAGTGCCCCAAAGATGCCCACTAGCGCCACCAGTAACAAGACGAGCCACAGTTGAGTTGTAAATACTGACAGACCAATCAGGGATGCTGCCATACCCATACAACCGCACAGACTTAGCCGAGTATAGGAGAAGCGTTGACCAAATTGACCGAGAATTGTTGCTCCACCAGCGATACCAACACCGCCAACTGCTAGTAAAAAGCCGAACTGGGAAGCTTTCATGTTGGGAATTATTTCTGCCATCCGAACGGCTAGAACAGTTAATGCTGCAAAAACAGAAAACAAGATAATCAGTTGAAGCAAAGCATTGCGGACGTGATGATTTGCTTTGAGATAGGCAAAACCGTCCCGCAAATCAGAGAATACGTGAGGGAATTCTGTATCGGGGTGGTGATGTTTTTCCTTAGTTGCCAGAAGGAACAAAATTAGTCCAGCGATCGCATAACTGCCACCTACTAAAAGTTCTTTGCCCAAACTACCACTACCACCAATTTGCAGCCAAAGTCCATCTGCGATCGCTAACAACGGTTCTCCAACGGCAAACCCAACAATCACCGATGCCATCATCGTTGTTGTGTAAAGCGAATTAGCCGAGAGTAAATGCTGTTCTTCTACGATTAAGGGAATTGCCGCCTGTTCTGCTGGGGCAAAAAACTGCGTCAGTGTGGAAACTAAAAAAGTCACACCCAGAACAATCAAAAAACCCACTGGCAGCACTCCTATGGGTTTCCAATCATGAGTCAACCACACCAGGAAGGGAATTGACAAAACTAGGATGCCGCGCCAAATATTCGTTGCTACCAGTACAGCCTTTTTCGACCAGCGATCGACAAACACGCCAGCAACGGAACCAAACAATACGGCTGGAATCGTAAAAGCCATCATCAAGACTGACACCCAACCACTAATACTCTGATTGCTTCCTTGAAACTGAGTATTAATCAAGGCAATCATCAAGACCAAATAAACTTTATCTGCTAGTTGAGAGAAAACTTGACCGCCCCAAAGAGCTAAGAAATTAGGATTTTTTAATACAGGTAAAAATCCTAGCTGTTTTACATTCCCTGCAATAGCTTCTCCACCTGAACCAGACCCATCTAATTTTGGTAATTCTTTTTCTGGGATAGTGGCTACTGGCAAACTATGCCCATTACTAGTGCCGTTACTATCTACCTCAGCAGTGGTTAATTTGTCCTCTGATTGTGTTTTTGATTGGCTTGGAAGATCAGTTTTTGGGATCTCCGCTGTCCAACTTTGATCGTTTTGAGAAACATCTTTTGGGGACATTTCTTGGCCATTTATTTGACTAGGTGTACACTTGGGAACAGCACTCAAGTGATTCCTGACTGTAGGATCTGATACCCTATTCTGTTTTTTGGCGAGGCTTGGTGACAAAGGCAGGATTTTCTTATCCAAATCAAACGGTTGCATCATGGTTGGCAGCAAAATAAGAGTCGATCAAGGTAGCAGAGCGAATAGGGCGACCTAATTGATACTGAGCATACTGGCGCAAAATCTGCTCAACAGATAACCAGTCATAATCTCTAGCACCATCAATTTGCATTATCTCTGGTTGTAACAGATGTTGAAGCAAAGTCAGTTCCATAGCACCCAGACGGCAAGAAATCACAGGTATTTCTTGCCGATGCACAACAACTGTTTGGGTTTTGGGCATGGAGGATGAAAGATTGGATATGGGGCATTGGTTATTAAGCTCTCCCTGCTCCCCTGCTCCCCTGCTCCTCTGCCCTTCTGCCCTCATCTCCCTCTCCCCCTCTTTTCGTAAACGTTCCCTAGCTTCTAAGGAAACCGTTCCACCCGCAGGGATGCTAAATCCTACCTGCCAGTTGGGGTCTGTGAAGTCTGGCTTAAGGGAACGTTGAGATAGGCAACAGATTTGCACTTGCGGCGTCAGTCCTGCTAAGGCTAAAAGGTGAAATACACCATGAGCCAGATGAGCTAAAACACCAGATGGATTTGCACTAGACACCGCTTCTAAGCGATGGAGATGTTCATTGAACAAATCATAAAGTTCTTCTTGGGGTTGTTCGCTCAAAGCTTCACACAGAACTATTTCTGCTAAATATTGACTGGCAGCCAGTTTTCCCAAATCTTTAGCTAAACCAGGATAAGTTTTTAACGTTTGTGCTTGAGTAATTTTATCAAGCGATCGCCCTTTAGCAATCAATAGTTCATTCACAACGAACATTCCACTCCTACCGCCCAGACTGGAGTT
This portion of the Nostoc sp. GT001 genome encodes:
- a CDS encoding MFS transporter, with amino-acid sequence MQPFDLDKKILPLSPSLAKKQNRVSDPTVRNHLSAVPKCTPSQINGQEMSPKDVSQNDQSWTAEIPKTDLPSQSKTQSEDKLTTAEVDSNGTSNGHSLPVATIPEKELPKLDGSGSGGEAIAGNVKQLGFLPVLKNPNFLALWGGQVFSQLADKVYLVLMIALINTQFQGSNQSISGWVSVLMMAFTIPAVLFGSVAGVFVDRWSKKAVLVATNIWRGILVLSIPFLVWLTHDWKPIGVLPVGFLIVLGVTFLVSTLTQFFAPAEQAAIPLIVEEQHLLSANSLYTTTMMASVIVGFAVGEPLLAIADGLWLQIGGSGSLGKELLVGGSYAIAGLILFLLATKEKHHHPDTEFPHVFSDLRDGFAYLKANHHVRNALLQLIILFSVFAALTVLAVRMAEIIPNMKASQFGFLLAVGGVGIAGGATILGQFGQRFSYTRLSLCGCMGMAASLIGLSVFTTQLWLVLLLVALVGIFGALVGIPMQTAIQTETPPEMRGKVFGLQNNVINIALSLPLALAGVAETFLGLQVVFLGLAAIVFSGGILTWYNSHK
- a CDS encoding glycosyltransferase family 4 protein, whose protein sequence is MRIAWIGKKSPFCGNVTYSREITNALLDRGHQVSFLHFAQEDSEPDNWPNLREVSLPFIYKSQVYTIPTFKATKVLTDSLREIKPDVVHASLTLSPLDFFLPEICEELRLPLVATFHTPFAGKGAKLVSGTQLLAYQLYAPFLVNYDRVIVFSQIQRELLAGMGVREENIAVIPNGVDTSKYSPGFSQIKTEFKAERLFVYQGRIAPEKNVEALLRAWKQSAMEPGTKLLIVGDGPLKSSLEPFYGSEYGIIWLGFVADEDRRIEILRGADVFVLPSLVEGLSLSLLEGMSCGLACLATDVGADGEVLEKGAGVVISTKTARSQLRTLLPVLQDHPELTTLLGQKARQRVLDRYTLSKNISLLEELYKGVLAQRPLPLSRRA
- the recO gene encoding DNA repair protein RecO, which translates into the protein MSRTYKATGINLKTQALGESDKIVTILTREFGLIRAVAPGSRKHNSSLGGRSGMFVVNELLIAKGRSLDKITQAQTLKTYPGLAKDLGKLAASQYLAEIVLCEALSEQPQEELYDLFNEHLHRLEAVSSANPSGVLAHLAHGVFHLLALAGLTPQVQICCLSQRSLKPDFTDPNWQVGFSIPAGGTVSLEARERLRKEGEREMRAEGQRSRGAGEQGELNNQCPISNLSSSMPKTQTVVVHRQEIPVISCRLGAMELTLLQHLLQPEIMQIDGARDYDWLSVEQILRQYAQYQLGRPIRSATLIDSYFAANHDATV